The proteins below come from a single Fusarium verticillioides 7600 chromosome 3, whole genome shotgun sequence genomic window:
- a CDS encoding condensin complex subunit 2: MPRVAQVPRTGNARNNTGSSTASPFITQSPVKIPLNDDVSEKGQRMSSRRALHERQFNEIKKAATPRKIGLRLDDMENGDPQTPRGGRASYVEDDEGFVVGGSAVTPMKRVPLLANFEEWMKMATDNKINATNSWNFALIDYFHDMSLLKEGDGVNFQKASCTLDGCVKIYTNRVDSVATETGKLLSGLADSNNAKKKDKDGEDADESDEEELDEDGNVKKKPKKKTQRSSEATLAPSFNSLQLKKFELEFAVDPLFKKASADFDEGGAKGLLLNHLMIDSQGRIVFDSSDDTGDATTLGRTKSDDEEDDGEDEEAENDPEEEELEDEEEADDVEIDVGLLGAKFIPDLQRLDELDVCPSLKTFDLGDPSGSMDIPFLKAPEDWRQDQDKEKTPGALGDFSGLVIDGDEAAGFDDDDLALGAFDAADNVAFGEGGEAWAREAALEPQMRVYDAGLGEEGGEGDEMDGNGEYVVSMTSAQKADKMHEDILGFFDQALQKNWASAEHWRIRKIKDVNKPATETKKRKEKEPFEIDFAAPLDSHTSDIIHTQATNNSAISMPKKDWKSKSRNLLPDDKHFNSRSLLSLFLKPKARMSKRRPGFSSRGGSGFGNAGADNQPDGEMDEAFWANQKAPQHTDETALPEGDYDANFFQDDVMPFPGGGDLDDDDDLEFADAREHFSPGLDGQAGITDGRGLTALLNGETVTNTGAFGTTLVTQTRRVRPEYVQYARVAKKVDVRRLKEELWKGMDVDILRKQPEPQAVDVSEPKQEETLKFTEIMNNLQTVYPKPVMDDISTSFCFICLLHLANEKGLVIDNTPGLSELEIRRDWSAEIVEGE; the protein is encoded by the exons ATGCCTCGAGTTGCTCAAGTTCCCCGGACGGGGAATGCTAGGAACAACACAGGCTCTAGTACGGCCTCACCATTCATAACGCAGTCACCCGTCAA AATCCCCCTCAACGATGATGTGTCTGAAAAGGGGCAGCGCATGAGCTCTAGGAGAGCTCTCCACGAAAGACAATTTaacgagatcaagaaggccgcAACTCCTCGCAAGATTGGCCTTCGCCTTGACGACATGGAGAACGGTGATCCCCAAACTCCCCGCGGCGGCCGCGCCAGCTATGTcgaagatgacgagggcTTTGTGGTCGGAGGCTCTGCGGTCACGCCTATGAAGCGTGTGCCGCTTCTCGCCAATTTCGAagaatggatgaagatggccaccGACAACAAAATCAATGCGACAAATTCATGGAACTTTGCTCTCATAGACTACTTTCACGATATGTCACTCCTCAAGGAAGGCGACGGTGTGAACTTCCAAAAGGCCAGTTGCACCTTGGACGGATGCGTCAAGATCTACACCAATCGTGTTGACAGCGTCGCTACGGAAACAGGGAAGCTATTGAGTGGCCTCGCTGATAGCAACAAcgcaaagaagaaagacaaggatggCGAGGATGCCGACgagagcgacgaagaagaactcgatgaggatggcaatgTAAaaaagaagcccaagaagaag ACACAACGATCATCTGAAGCAACCCTTGCCCCCTCGTTCAACTCGCTGCAGCTCAAAAAGTTTGAGCTGGAATTCGCCGTCGATCCCCTGTTCAAAAAAGCATCTGCCGATTTTGATGAAGGTGGCGCCAAGGGTCTTCTTCTAAACCATCTCATGATCGATTCACAAGGACGTATCGTCTTTGACAGTAGCGACGATACTGGTGATGCCACCACTCTTGGAAGGACGAAGtccgacgatgaagaggacgacggagaagacgaggaggccgagaacgacccagaggaagaggagctggaagatgaggaagaagccgaCGACGTCGAAATTGATGTTGGACTCCTGGGTGCCAAGTTCATCCCGGACTTACAGCGactcgatgagctcgatgtTTGTCCTTCTCTAAAGAcgtttgatcttggcgatcCTTCGGGATCCATGGATATTCCATTCCTAAAGGCACCCGAGGATTGGAGACAGGACCAGGACAAGGAAAAGACCCCCGGCGCGCTTGGCGACTTTTCCGGTCTCGTAATTGATGGTGACGAAGCAGCAGgcttcgacgatgatgacctCGCCCTGGGAGCCTTCGACGCTGCTGATAATGTTGCTTTTGGCGAGGGTGGCGAGGCTTGGGCTAGAGAGGCCGCACTGGAGCCACAGATGCGAGTGTACGACGCTGGCCTTGGTGAAGAGGGTGgtgagggagatgagatggacggCAACGGTGAATACGTTGTTTCAATGACGAGCGCGCAGAAGGCGGACAAGATGCACGAAGATATCCTTGGATTTTTCGACCAGGCGTTGCAGAAGAATTGGGCGAGCGCGGAGCACTGGAGGATCAGGAAGATCAAGGATGTGAATAAGCCGGCAACAGAGAcaaagaagcgcaaggagaAAGAGCCCTTTGAAATCGACTTTGCCGCACCGCTGGATTCACACACTTCGGATATCATCCATACACAGGCCACCAACAATTCGGCCATCAGCATGCCTAAGAAGGATTGGAAGTCCAAGTCACGCAATCTTCTGCCCGACGACAAGCACTTTAACTCCAGGTCTCTGCTAAGCCTGTTCCTCAAGCCAAAGGCACGGATGAGCAAACGACGCCCAGGCTTCAGCTCTCGCGGCGGGAGTGGTTTTGGTAATGCCGGTGCAGATAATCAACCTGATGGGGAAATGGACGAAGCATTCTGGGCCAACCAAAAGGCCCCGCAACATACAGACGAGACAGCGTTGCCTGAAGGCGACTATGATGCCAACTTCTTCCAGGACGATGTTATGCCATTCCCCGGCGGCGGGGACttggacgacgatgacgatctAGAATTTGCGGACGCAAGAGAACACTTCTCACCAGGGCTTGACGGGCAGGCTGGAATCACTGATGGCAGAGGGCTCACAGCTCTACTTAATGGAGAGACAGTAACTAATACTGGGGCGTTCGGAACGACACTGGTCACTCAAACGAGGCGTGTACGACCCGAGTATGTGCAATATGCTAGGGTAGCCAAGAAGGTGGACGTGCGAAGGTTGAAGGAAGAGTTGTGGAAGGGTATGGATGTCGACATTCTTCGA AAACAACCTGAGCCCCAAGCAGTGGATGTCAGCGAACCTAAGCAAGAAGAGACGCTCAAGTTCACAGAGATCATGAACAATCTGCAGACCGTATATCCCAAGCCGGTGATGGATGATATTTCGACCTCGTTCTGCTTTATCTGTCTCTTGCACTTGGCCAATGAGAAGGGCCTTGTGATTGACAACACACCTGGTCTGTCGGAACTTGAGATCCGCAGGGATTGGTCAGCGGAGATTGTCGAGGGTGAATAG
- a CDS encoding hypothetical protein (At least one base has a quality score < 10) codes for MTNTTPRRLLCPISETTKRPNATPKRFPRGSRLQSRPFYTTVLLLSVLTAYSFLSHTTFAQSVSNRAADPDLLFKRSSSMVETPECNQIHDAVDKCAFVRKYCNDDDAGLIHYIELYYCSFGNARPVAFTALVLWLGLLFTTIGIAASDFFSVNLSTIATVLGLSESLAGVTFLAFGNGSPDVFSTFAAMGSNSASMAVGELIGAASFITGVVAGSMALVREFRVDRKSYTRDICFFILAVVFTMIFLADGHLHLWECWVMIGYYGVYVVTVVTWHWYSTRRKARQRREGEARSHVYAALGHSGDELAGEPYRDDPDDAGSGPSTAHATPPDISLLEAGPRIEVDGTPQRAGSDTSSEDHDRMVAAEVASSMRVLRGRGVRRNTMTPIRPSLVGALEFRSALAQLQREGNLQLSTIPGRSYSDYHVHRRRQTTATIAESARSDGQFDPTTGEHAPIRNRALSSGDVPVGVPAHPDLHIPRRNGSEPTLSVPGSTASGTRASSPSPSYTVGGNLAAPPVGPSGTTHDASPEDQKGQLLTPELRLQIPSSRRSSYSDRSSPNTPFPMYSDSPALLTPNYQNDPIEFVSPGGVSPNTVAPGPASRETPFADLQLTVDAPSRPVRWWPYAVLPAPHVLWATLFPTLQGWKEKTAWDKFVSAISVPSIFLLVVTLPVVDSETTDGESSILEALNDHTDHYHHDHQGVGHMAPPISIEHSAIEPEGESEWERYRRHTITSRGNSHVGLATTPSTAHAADGETLAASQFSLGPPAIVAKPASDFHSSSSVKNDCTGWNRWLVALQLFTGPQFAVLVFWANTLEDWESPHKALIRMVLYTLLASLILLGVLVVFTSEDRPPRYHYMLCFMGFIISIAWISTIAGEVVGVLKTVGVILNISEALLGLTIFAAGNSVGDLVADITVARLGYPVMALSACFGGPMLNILLGIGIGGAMMTIQKANKKHRKNPSHPIKYKPYRIQVGGTLMISAITLLVTLVGLLIVVPMNKWILSRKIGWGLITLWAVSTIVNVIVELTGAWGEMA; via the exons ATGACGAATACCACCCCCCGTAGGCTTCTCTGCCCCATCAGCGAGACTACCAAACGTCCCAATGCGACCCCCAAACGTTTCCCCAGAGGCAGCCGCTTACAGTCTCGCCCTTTCTATACTACGGTCCTCCTTCTATCAGTCCTGACTGCGTATTCATTTTTGTCGCATACAACCTTCGCGCAGTCCGTTTCCAATCGCGCGGCAGATCCCGATCTGCTCTTCAAGCGCAGTTCCTCTATGGTCGAAACACCCGAGTGCAATCAAATCCACGACGCTGTAGACAAATGCGCCTTTGTGCGCAAATACtgcaacgatgatgatgctgggcTTATACACTATATTGAACTGTATTATTGCTCTTTCGGTAATGCAAGACCCGTCGCATTCACAGCTCTCGTGCTTTGGCTGggcctcctcttcaccaccatcggCATCGCTGCAAGCGATTTCTTCAGTGTCAACCTAAGCACGATAGCGACAGTTCTTGGTCTGAGCGAGAGTTTGGCAGGCGTCACATTCCTCGCCTTTGGCAATGGGTCTCCCGATGTGTTCAGCACCTTTGCAGCCATGGGCTCCAACAGCGCCAGCATGGCCGTTGGAGAGCTGATCGGCGCGGCAAGCTTTATCACAGGTGTCGTTGCTGGTTCTATGGCATTGGTGAGGGAGTTTCGTGTTGATCGGAAGTCATACACACGCGATATTtgcttcttcattcttgcGGTCGTCTTCACCATGATCTTCCTAGCTGATGGCCACCTTCACTTGTGGGAGTGTTGGGTGATGATAGGCTACTATGGAGTGTATGTCGTTACTGTTGTAACATGGCACTGGTACTCCACGAGACGCAAAGCTAGACAACGCAGAGAAGGCGAAGCGCGCAGCCATGTGTATGCAGCCCTAGGTCACTCGGGGGACGAGTTGGCCGGCGAGCCATATAGAGACGACCCAGATGATGCTGGCTCGGGCCCTAGCACTGCGCACGCTACGCCGCCTGATATCTCGCTCCTTGAAGCCGGACCCAGAATCGAGGTTGACGGTACGCCTCAGCGAGCTGGAAGCGACACGTCTAGTGAAGACCATGATCGCATGGTTGCAGCCGAGGTTGCCAGCAGCATGCGAGTTCTGCGAGGTCGTGGAGTTCGACGAAACACAATGACGCCCATCCGACCTAGTCTTGTAGGTGCACTGGAATTTCGGTCTGCTTTGGCGCAGTTACAGCGCGAGGGTAATTTACAGCTGTCGACAATCCCAGGAAGAAGCTACTCGGATTATCATGTGCACAGGCGTAGGCAGACCACCGCAACAATCGCGGAATCAGCTCGGTCTGATGGCCAGTTTGACCCCACTACTGGTGAGCACGCACCCATAAGGAACAGAGCACTCTCTTCTGGAGACGTCCCAGTTGGTGTGCCTGCTCACCCAGACCTACACATTCCGCGCCGCAACGGATCTGAACCGACGTTGTCCGTTCCTGGCTCAACAGCCAGTGGAACGAGGGCATCAAGCCCCAGCCCATCCTACACTGTAGGAGGAAACTTGGCAGCGCCTCCTGTCGGTCCTAGTGGGACCACCCACGATGCGTCTCCAGAAGACCAGAAAGGACAGCTGCTGACTCCCGAGCTTCGTCTGCAAATACCTTCCAGCCGACGTAGCAGTTACAGCGACCGCTCCTCGCCCAACACGCCTTTCCCTATGTACAGTGACTCGCCAGCACTGCTTACGCCCAATTACCAGAATGACCCAATTGAGTTCGTCTCGCCAGGAGGAGTATCACCCAATACCGTAGCACCGGGTCCAGCAAGCCGTGAGACACCCTTTGCCGACTTGCAACTGACAGTCGATGCCCCGTCACGTCCTGTTAGATGGTGGCCTTATGCCGTGCTACCAGCTCCCCATGTCTTGTGGGCAACTTTGTTCCCTACATTGCAAGGCtggaaagagaagacggCATGGGACAAGTTTGTCAGTGCCATCTCTGTGCCAAGTATCTTTCTTTTGGTGGTGACTTTGCCCGTCGTAGACTCAGAAACAACAGACGGCGAATCATCTATCCTCGAAGCACTCAACGACCACACCGATCATTACCATCACGATCATCAAGGTGTTGGGCACATGGCTCCGCCCATATCAATCGAGCACTCGGCGATTGAGCCAGAAGGAGAGTCGGAATGGGAGCGTTATCGTAGACACACCATCACAAGCCGTGGCAACAGTCACGTTGGCCTTGCGACGACACCATCTACAGCACATGCTGCAGATGGAGAGACCCTGGCCGCCTCGCAGTTCTCTCTGGGTCCACCGGCCATAGTGGCAAAGCCAGCTTCAGATTTCCATTCCTCCAGCAGTGTCAAGAATGACTGCACAGGCTGGAACCGATGGCTCGTGGCGCTACAACTATTTACTGGTCCCCAGTTTGCTGTCCTTGTGTTTTGGGCCAATACCTTGGAGGACTGGGAGAGCCCTCATAAAGCTTTGATCCGTATGGTGTTATACACACTCCTGGCAtctctcattcttctcgGTGTCTTGGTCGTTTTCACGTCAGAGGATAGACCCCCTCGTTATCATTACATGCTTTGCTTCATGGGATTCATTATTAGTATTGCTTGGATCTCAACCATCGCAGGCGAGGTTGTGGGGGTTCTCAAGACGGTTGGAGTAATTTTGAATATCTCGGAAGCGCTACTGGGTCTCACCATATTTGCTGCTGGCAACAGTGTGGGGGATCTAGTCGCTGATATTACAGTAGCACGGCTTGGGTATCCCGTGATGGCTTT ATCTGCTTGCTTTGGTGGCCCTATGCTGAACATCCTTCTGGGCATTGGTATCGGCGGTGCCATGATGACAATCCAGAAGGCAAACAAGAAGCATCGCAAGAACCCCAGCCATCCCATCAAGTACAAGCCTTACCGCATTCAAGTTGGAGGGACGCTGATGATCTCAGCTATCACACTGCTTGTCACACTGGTGGGCTTGCTTATTGTTGTGCCCATGAACAAATGGATCTTGAGTCGCAAGATTGGATGGGGACTGATCACTCTCTGGGCAGTGAGCACAATCGTAAACGTGATCGTCGAGCTTACTGGAGCTTGGGGTGAAATGGCATAG